Part of the Deltaproteobacteria bacterium genome is shown below.
CTCTCAAACTTGAGCCGACTGAATACGCCCTGGCCTTCGACGAGGCAGATTATTTCCTTGAATCCGCCAGCGGCAGACGTGGTCGAACTAAGCACCTCGGTACGCCACCGCTGCCGATCGGCATAGCGCGTGTACATGCGGAATAAATCCGCTGCAAATAACGAGGCCTCGTCACCACCCGTGCCGGCACGAATTTCAAGAATCACGTTCTTGTCATCGTTGGGATCTTTGGGCAGGGACAAGATGATGAGACGCTTCTCGGTAGCCGCCAGCTCGTCTTCGAGCCGCGCTAGCTCCTCTTTGGCCATGGCCAACATCTCGGGATCTTTTTCCGCAACGAGCAATGCCTTGGCTTCATCGCGCTCTTGCTTGAGACGCTTGAAGACACGGTACACGGTCACGAGCTCCTCGATCGAGGCCCGCTCTTTGGTCAGCCGCGTCATATCGGCGCCTTTGAGGGTCCCCGAGGCGAGCGCGTCTTCTAGATCGTTGAATCGGCGCTCTACGCCGTCGAGATTATCGAACATAGCGGGTCACCAGGCGGCGGCTTAGGCCGCCGTGACTAAGCTCACTTCTTGCCGTATTTCTTCTGGAACTTTTCGATGCGGCCGGCGGTGTCGACCAGCTTCACTTTACCAGTGAAGAAGGGGTGACATGCACTGCAGATCTCAAGACGGATCTCACTGCGGGCTGATTTCGTCTTAAAGGTGTGGCCACAGGCGCAGGAAACTTGGGCTTCACCGTACTCGGGATGGATGCCTTCTCTCATGACTATCTTACCTTTCTCTACTCTAAACTCTTATCTACGCCGGTTCTTAGCCGGTGATCGTTATACCTGATACTCGAAACTGCCCAAACCCAGTGAGTCTCTCAACCGTTCATCGACTCAATGAACTCAGCATTGGTCTTAGACTTGTCGATCTTATCGAGGAGGAACTCCATCGCATCGACCGGGTTCAGAGGCTGCAGCAATTTGCGCAGAATCCACATACGGTTTAGAACGTCTTTTGGCAAGAGCAGATCTTCCTTACGGGTGCCCGACTTGTTCAGGTCCATAGCTGGGAAGGTCCGTTTTTCCGATAACTTACGGTCCAAATGGATCTCCATGTTACCGGTACCCTTGAATTCCTCGAAAATGACCTCGTCCATCCGCGAGCCCGTGTCGATAAGGGCCGTAGCGATGATGGTCAAGGATCCACCCTCTTCGATATTCCGCGCTGCACCAAAGAAGCGCTTAGGCTTATGCAGCGCATTGGAATCAACACCGCCCGAGAGAATCTTGCCCGACGGCGGCACGACGCTGTTGTAGGCGCGTGCAAGCCTCGTGATCGAGTCGAGCAAAATCACGACGTCTTTCTTATGCTCGACCAGACGCTTCGCTTTTTCGATAACCATTTCAGCAACTTGGACGTGGCGCTGCGCCGGCTCGTCGAAGGTGGAGCTGATGACTTCACCACGGACCGAGCGCTCCATGTCCGTCACCTCTTCAGGACGCTCGTCAATCAAGAGAACGATCAGGACGACGTCCGGATGGTTCTTGGCCAGAGCCGAGGCAATATCCTGGAGGAGCATGGTCTTACCAGTGCGCGGCGGTGCCACGATCAGCGACCGTTGACCCTTGCCGATCGGTGCCAAGAGGTCGAGAATCCGCGTCGAATGACTCTTCGGATTCCACTCCATCTTGAACTTTTCCATCGGATAGAGCGGGGTCAAGTTATCGAAGATGATCTTCTCAAACTCAGGATCAGGCGCCGAACCGTTGACGTTTTCGACCTTGAGCAGGGCGAAGTAACGCTCACTGTCCTTGGGCGGACGAATCTGACCCGATACGGTGTCGCCAGTGCGCAGGTTAAAGCGCCTAATCTGGGACGGTGACACGTAGATATCATCCGGACCCGGGAGATAGTTGTAGTCAGGAGCGCGCAAGAAGCCGAAGCCGTCTGGCAGCGTCTCAAGCACACCCTCGCCGTAGATGACGCCACCACGCTCAGCCTGGCCCTGCAGCAGCGCAAAGATCAGCTCCTGCTTGCGCATGTTGGGAGCGCCCTCGATCCCAAGCTCTTTAGCCATCTTGTTGAGGTCGGCGATCCGCTTTTCCTTCAACTCGGTCAGATTGATGGTCGGGACGTCATCGTTGATCTCAGGCTCTGCCGGCTCGACCACGGTCGGAGGGGGCACTGGAGCATTAGCTGCCGCAGTCTTGGCTGTTTTCTTCGCCTTCGTCGGGGTCGCGTCGGACATGGCTTGTTCTCGCTTAGTAACTAGGTAGGTGCGTTAAGTGTCTAGAGATCTGGGTTATAACTGGATCGTGGGAAACCGACTGCTGTGCTGAGTGTTTACCTGGGAACACAGTCAAAACGGCCACTGTTATGGTGCCCTAAGGCGGCTCAACACCAGTTGGTTATGAAACAACCTACTAATGGAATTCCCCCCCGCTGTCAACAAATAGGAAGTAGACCATTGATGGCGCCACGTCACTGGGTTTAAAATGATGTTAAGAAACTAATACACCGAGGGACCCTCCATGAAATCTACGCTGCTAGCTTTGCTCCTTTCCCTGGCACTTGGCGGATCCCTCTCTAGCACCCAGGCCCAGGCTGCGGGCATGAGCGGCACTCAAATGGGCACGGAGGAGCGCTTTCAGGATTTGTTCCTGACCGCCGGATACTGCACGGCCTTTGGTGCAGCCCTTGGGACTGCCATGCTAGCCTTCACCACCAACCCGACCGAAAATCTCCGGTTCGTCGCCGTCGGAGCGTCATTAGGCTTCATCGGCGGGTCTGCTCTCGGATCGTACATTATCTTATCGCCCCTACTGACTGACGCCGGCAACGACCACTACACGGGGAGCCTCGCCTCCGAGGGCCGCATGCCGACTCGAGGCCTCGTCATCAGACCGGCGATTGATCGCAGCACGCACCGCCTCGTGTCTATCGAGGGTGGACTGACGCTCGCTAGTTTCTGAACTTCACTTAACACTGCCATCCCTGGGCGCGCCACGTGAGCCGTACGCCCGTGTCACGGCGCAAAGTGCAGCCGGTCGCCACCGCCGCTAGGGTCACTACCGGCGCCGTGCCACTCAGGCGCATTTGTAGCGGCGCATCTGCCGCCCCCTTGGTCAGCAGTATGTTCAAGTCCTCACCATCGGCCGTGAGGTCCACCTGGCCCCCAAAGGACCACCCAGCTGCCTCGTACTTAACCGGGAGGGCGAAGTCCTTGAACCGCAACTGTCCGAGGCGGCGCGGCAACTTCACTCGCGGATATCTAATCTGAAACTCGAGATCCGCCGTCGATGCCTCCGGACTAGCGATC
Proteins encoded:
- the rpmE gene encoding 50S ribosomal protein L31 — protein: MREGIHPEYGEAQVSCACGHTFKTKSARSEIRLEICSACHPFFTGKVKLVDTAGRIEKFQKKYGKK
- a CDS encoding transcription termination factor Rho, which produces MNLTELKEKRIADLNKMAKELGIEGAPNMRKQELIFALLQGQAERGGVIYGEGVLETLPDGFGFLRAPDYNYLPGPDDIYVSPSQIRRFNLRTGDTVSGQIRPPKDSERYFALLKVENVNGSAPDPEFEKIIFDNLTPLYPMEKFKMEWNPKSHSTRILDLLAPIGKGQRSLIVAPPRTGKTMLLQDIASALAKNHPDVVLIVLLIDERPEEVTDMERSVRGEVISSTFDEPAQRHVQVAEMVIEKAKRLVEHKKDVVILLDSITRLARAYNSVVPPSGKILSGGVDSNALHKPKRFFGAARNIEEGGSLTIIATALIDTGSRMDEVIFEEFKGTGNMEIHLDRKLSEKRTFPAMDLNKSGTRKEDLLLPKDVLNRMWILRKLLQPLNPVDAMEFLLDKIDKSKTNAEFIESMNG